Proteins encoded together in one Lathyrus oleraceus cultivar Zhongwan6 chromosome 5, CAAS_Psat_ZW6_1.0, whole genome shotgun sequence window:
- the LOC127078664 gene encoding uncharacterized protein LOC127078664 has product MEQLLQLNIKKANYVNYKSQRGRGRGQDRGCGRGHKGEGRWGYNNYSNKFNSGQRSWNPQATRDRGIGNSWLRCDKSQIKCFKCNKIGHYASECKYSKNLVEKANFVEEKGGEEETLMLACQNQVEEKRNKLYLDIDVSNHMCGDQSMFIEINEVTTKNVSLEMTQRYRLKEKGKILIRLKNKSHQFISNVYYVPSMKNNILSSGQLLEKGYDIHLKEHSIFLRDCGDNLIAKVHMSKNRMFLLTFKMVLQSVPRLAIRTLHGYGIYDSEISTSTV; this is encoded by the coding sequence ATGGAGCAACTACTACAACTCAACATAAAAAAAGCAAACTATGTGAATTACAAGAGCCAAAGAGGACGAGGTCGTGGCCAAGATCGTGGATGTGGACGAGGACATAAAGGAGAAGGAAGATGGGGTTACAACAACTACTCCAATAAATTCAACAGTGGTCAAAGAAGTTGGAATCCACAAGCAACAAGAGATCGTGGAATAGGAAATTCATGGTTGAGGTGTGACAAATCACAAATCAAGTGCTTCAAATGCAACAAGATTGGTCACTACGCATCAGAGTGTAAATACTCGAAGAACCTGGTGGAAAAAGCTAACTTTGTAGAGGAAAAAGGCGGAGAAGAAGAAACTTTGATGCTCGCATGCCAAAACCAAGTTGAAGAGAAAAGAAATAAATTGTACCTCGACATCGACGTAAGCAACCACATGTGCGGCGATCAAAGTATGTTCATAGAAATCAATGAAGTGACAACTAAAAATGTCTCATTGGAGATGACTCAAAGATATCGCTTAAAGGAAAAAGGTAAAATTCTCATACGCTTGAAGAACAAGAGTCATCAATTCATATCTAATGTCTACTATGTTCCTAGCATGAAGAATAATATTTTGAGCTCGGGACAATTATTAGAGAAAGGCTATGACATCCACTTGAAAGAACATAGTATTTTCTTAAGAGATTGTGGAGATAACTTGATTGCTAAGGTGCATATGTCAAAGAATAGAATGTTCCTCTTAACATTCAAAATGGTGTTGCAAAGTGTCCCAAGACTTGCTATACGGACTCTTCATGGCTATGGCATCTATGATTCAGAAATCTCAACTTCGACTGTCTAA